A single window of Paroedura picta isolate Pp20150507F chromosome 8, Ppicta_v3.0, whole genome shotgun sequence DNA harbors:
- the LOC143844022 gene encoding uncharacterized protein LOC143844022 gives MPGTVVLESPAAVAEDSDSGASTNVDFIPGTQEEEERGVAGPPALRRWIQIQDEVLSEDDEPAGSPPRGALQAEERLARERGRLRRVSVLTSVGERILEHCQEESRRAAAADQAMLSLVAQEGKKLRAILRESNQSLREGVEEVRLIRRLMERAVAVMETANPPQITVHVPPPPTPTPPPPAPTPPTPSQNNS, from the exons atgcctgggacggtggtcctcgagtccccagcagcggtggccgaggacagtgattctggggcgtcaacaaatgttg atttcatacccgggacgcaggaggaggaggagcgtggggtggctggacctcctgccctgcgcagatggatacagatccaagatg aggtcctttcagaagatgatgagccagccggctcaccacctagaggtgctctccaagcagaggagaggctggcgagggaacgcggcaggctgcggcgcgtctccgtcttaactagtgttggagaaaggatcctcgagcactgccaggaggagtccaggcgtgccgctgccgcagaccaggcgatgctctccctcgtggcccaggagggaaaaaaattgcgggcaatccttagggagtcgaaccaatccctacgcgaaggcgtggaggaggtgagactgataaggaggctgatggagagggcggtcgcggttatggagacggccaaccctcctcagattaccgtgcacgtcccccccccacccacacctaccccaccacctccagcacccaccccaccgaccccatctcagaat aatagttaa